One stretch of Tenacibaculum sp. MAR_2010_89 DNA includes these proteins:
- a CDS encoding DUF4175 family protein has translation MEVFNSIEQKLQQFSKKYYTNELIKGGILFFSLGLIYLFFTLFIEYFLWLKPTARTLLFWLFILVELLLFFRFICFPIFKLVGLQKGISIKDASKIIGDHFPEVKDKLLNVLQLKDNTDQSDLLVASIEQKSKELQPIPFTKAVSFKSNLKYAKYGLIPVLIWFLTLITGVNTKLSQSLNRVIDYKTAYAPPAPFLFSLTNNMLNVIKGKSITIYIEAKGEIIPEEAKIYFNNQQYFLQNNGNGLFSYTFSEVQKPISFYVKANNVSSNDYQINVIKTPSIQNISLELNYPNYTKKKKEIIANSGNINVPQGTFITWAIKTSETDSVAFINDHKKYFFNKISEDSFNYKKQILNNTNYIISTSNKNLKGYEQLQFSINVIKDELPNITVQSNIDSLKRGDAQFIGQISDDYGFTKLEIVYKEEKNKQNTDYQLIKINNKAIQSFYYEFPKGIKLKKGVNYEVFFQVYDNDKVNGSKKSISRKFYYRQKSKNEIDDELLEEQKNYIDKLEKSLQKQQNSKKDLEKIQFDLQNRKNLSWSDQKNIKSLIKRQEQYKQMMQRQTDKIQENFTEKNEKNEDLNKKKEDLKKRIEELKKLDKQQKLLDELKKLAEKLNKEELVKKAKELSEQNKQEERSLERILEMTKRYYVEQKMNQIANKLDDLSKKEEEESKKEDQVQNKDQAKETQKKLNKEFDKIKKDLNQLKKENEKLKQPMDIPEMDKLKDETQKELNKSLEKLKENKGSDAKKSQKKASEKMKKMSQKMQESMQAMSAEMQEENMEGLRQVLENLITFSFNQEELMNTFSNTSSSHPNFGSNLKKQHQLKTYFEHIDDSLFTLSIRVPTISTKIQEELANAHYNMDQSLENFADNNFRNGISNQQYVMTSANTLADMLSNTLDSMKNPKQGQGKGKGKGKSFSLPDIIKKQGELMKKMKDGMKKSSQGKPKDGKGNKKGEKQGQKGKGNKQGEEMNGELYQIYKEQSKLRQQLENAIKNGKDGNGSGKKALKQMEELENQILEKGFTQESLNKMKQLNYELLKLDKAALEQGKKKERKANTNLKDYINANKKELKFKKLFYNQTEILNRQSLPLRQNYKTKVKKYFTTTEKQI, from the coding sequence ATGGAAGTGTTCAATTCAATAGAACAAAAACTACAACAGTTTAGTAAAAAATACTATACAAATGAATTAATAAAAGGAGGAATATTATTTTTTTCATTAGGATTAATATATCTTTTTTTTACTTTATTTATTGAATATTTTTTATGGTTAAAACCAACAGCTAGAACCTTATTATTTTGGTTGTTTATATTAGTAGAACTACTGCTATTCTTTCGTTTTATTTGCTTTCCTATTTTTAAACTGGTTGGTCTTCAAAAAGGTATTTCTATTAAAGATGCTTCAAAAATAATAGGTGATCACTTTCCTGAAGTTAAAGACAAATTATTAAATGTATTACAACTTAAAGATAATACAGATCAGTCCGATCTTTTAGTAGCCAGCATAGAACAAAAATCAAAAGAATTACAACCAATTCCCTTTACAAAAGCTGTAAGTTTTAAATCAAATTTGAAATACGCAAAATATGGATTAATTCCTGTTTTAATTTGGTTTTTAACCTTAATAACAGGCGTAAATACTAAGCTTAGTCAAAGTTTAAATCGTGTAATAGATTATAAAACAGCATATGCTCCACCAGCTCCTTTTTTATTTTCCTTAACTAATAATATGCTAAATGTTATAAAGGGTAAATCAATAACAATTTATATAGAAGCAAAAGGAGAAATAATTCCTGAAGAAGCTAAAATTTATTTTAACAATCAACAATATTTTTTACAAAATAATGGTAACGGATTGTTCTCCTATACTTTTAGTGAAGTACAAAAACCAATATCTTTTTATGTAAAAGCAAATAATGTTTCTTCAAATGATTATCAAATAAATGTTATAAAAACTCCTTCTATTCAAAACATTTCACTTGAATTGAATTATCCAAATTATACTAAAAAGAAAAAAGAAATTATTGCTAATTCTGGAAACATAAATGTTCCACAAGGAACATTCATTACTTGGGCTATTAAAACATCTGAAACTGATAGTGTTGCATTTATTAATGATCATAAAAAATATTTTTTTAATAAAATTAGCGAAGACAGTTTTAATTATAAAAAACAAATTTTAAATAATACCAATTATATAATTTCAACTTCAAATAAAAATTTAAAAGGGTATGAACAATTACAATTTTCTATTAATGTTATAAAAGATGAGTTACCTAATATCACCGTACAATCTAATATAGACAGCCTAAAAAGAGGTGATGCGCAATTTATTGGTCAAATTTCTGATGACTATGGTTTCACAAAACTTGAAATTGTATATAAAGAAGAAAAAAATAAACAAAACACTGATTATCAATTAATTAAAATAAATAATAAAGCAATACAAAGCTTTTATTATGAGTTTCCAAAAGGAATAAAATTAAAAAAAGGAGTTAATTACGAAGTTTTTTTTCAAGTATATGATAATGATAAAGTTAATGGTAGTAAAAAAAGTATAAGTAGAAAATTTTATTACCGTCAAAAATCAAAAAATGAAATTGATGATGAACTTCTAGAAGAACAAAAGAACTATATAGATAAATTAGAAAAGTCTTTACAAAAACAACAAAACAGTAAAAAAGATCTTGAAAAAATTCAATTTGATTTACAAAACAGAAAAAACCTGAGCTGGAGTGATCAAAAAAACATTAAAAGTTTAATTAAGCGTCAAGAACAATATAAACAAATGATGCAACGTCAAACCGATAAAATACAAGAAAACTTCACGGAAAAGAATGAAAAAAACGAAGATTTAAACAAGAAAAAAGAAGATTTAAAGAAACGTATAGAAGAACTGAAAAAGCTTGATAAACAACAAAAGCTATTAGATGAACTGAAAAAATTAGCTGAAAAACTAAATAAAGAAGAACTTGTTAAAAAGGCTAAGGAATTATCTGAACAAAACAAACAAGAAGAAAGAAGTCTTGAACGTATTTTAGAAATGACAAAACGTTATTATGTTGAGCAAAAAATGAATCAAATCGCTAATAAACTTGATGACTTATCTAAAAAAGAAGAAGAAGAATCGAAAAAAGAAGATCAAGTACAAAACAAAGATCAAGCTAAAGAAACTCAGAAAAAATTAAATAAAGAATTTGATAAAATAAAAAAAGACCTTAATCAATTAAAAAAAGAAAATGAGAAATTAAAGCAACCAATGGATATTCCAGAAATGGACAAACTAAAGGATGAAACACAAAAAGAACTTAACAAATCATTAGAAAAACTAAAAGAAAATAAGGGGTCTGATGCAAAAAAAAGTCAAAAGAAGGCATCAGAAAAAATGAAAAAAATGAGTCAAAAAATGCAAGAATCTATGCAAGCAATGAGTGCAGAAATGCAAGAAGAAAACATGGAAGGCCTTCGACAAGTATTAGAAAACTTAATTACTTTTTCATTTAATCAGGAAGAATTAATGAATACTTTTTCAAATACATCATCATCACATCCAAATTTTGGTTCAAATTTAAAAAAGCAACATCAATTAAAAACATACTTCGAACATATAGATGATAGTTTATTTACACTGTCAATACGTGTACCAACAATTAGCACAAAAATTCAAGAAGAACTTGCCAATGCACATTACAACATGGACCAATCATTAGAAAATTTTGCTGACAATAATTTTAGAAATGGAATATCTAATCAGCAATACGTAATGACTTCTGCTAATACGTTAGCTGACATGTTAAGTAATACCTTAGATTCAATGAAAAATCCAAAGCAAGGACAAGGTAAAGGAAAAGGAAAGGGAAAATCATTTAGTTTACCTGACATCATAAAAAAGCAAGGAGAATTAATGAAAAAGATGAAAGATGGAATGAAGAAAAGTTCTCAGGGAAAACCAAAAGATGGAAAAGGAAATAAAAAAGGAGAAAAACAGGGACAAAAAGGAAAAGGAAACAAGCAAGGGGAAGAAATGAATGGAGAACTATATCAAATATATAAAGAGCAATCAAAATTAAGGCAACAATTAGAAAATGCTATAAAAAACGGTAAGGATGGAAATGGAAGTGGTAAAAAAGCTTTAAAACAAATGGAAGAGTTAGAAAATCAAATATTAGAAAAGGGTTTTACACAAGAAAGTCTTAATAAAATGAAACAATTAAACTATGAACTTTTAAAGTTAGATAAAGCAGCTTTAGAACAGGGTAAAAAGAAAGAAAGAAAGGCAAATACCAATTTGAAAGATTATATAAACGCCAACAAAAAAGAACTTAAATTTAAAAAGCTCTTTTACAATCAAACAGAAATTTTAAACAGACAATCACTACCTTTGCGCCAGAACTACAAAACAAAAGTTAAAAAATATTTTACAACTACAGAAAAGCAAATTTAA
- a CDS encoding biotin/lipoyl-containing protein, translating to MIKKLFKNIFKIINEEKKLIDNNEEKSLILEKGKESSIIVPDFKEIKNLKIKKWHVNEGDLIKEGAILCELENEETLLEFESAFEGVILYTYPTGVIVLPNKEICKIKSI from the coding sequence ATGATAAAAAAACTATTTAAAAATATTTTTAAAATTATTAATGAGGAAAAAAAACTGATTGATAATAATGAAGAAAAGAGTCTTATTTTAGAAAAAGGAAAAGAATCTTCGATCATTGTCCCAGATTTTAAAGAAATTAAAAACTTAAAAATAAAGAAATGGCATGTTAACGAGGGAGATCTAATCAAAGAAGGAGCTATATTATGTGAATTAGAAAATGAAGAAACTCTTTTAGAGTTTGAAAGTGCTTTTGAAGGTGTAATCCTATATACTTATCCTACCGGAGTCATTGTTTTACCTAATAAAGAAATCTGTAAAATAAAGAGTATTTAA
- the mnmG gene encoding tRNA uridine-5-carboxymethylaminomethyl(34) synthesis enzyme MnmG, with amino-acid sequence MSLFSTTYDVIVVGGGHAGSEAAASSANMGAHTLLITMNLQNIAQMSCNPAMGGIAKGQIVREIDALGGYSAIVTDKTAIQFKMLNKSKGPAMWSPRAQSDRMQFAECWRNMLEQTDNLDFYQDSVNGLIFKNNTIVGVKTALGLQIKAKTVIVTAGTFLNGLIHIGEKTFGGGRAGEGASTGITEDLVAKGFESGRMKTGTPPRVDGRSLDYSKMTEQPGDEITEKFSYLKTSKPLQKQRSCYLTYTNPKVHELLKEGFERSPMFNGRIKSTGPRYCPSVEDKINRFAEKDRHQIFVEPEGWNTVEVYVNGFSTSLPEDIQDKAIRSIEGFENVKFFRYGYAIEYDYFPPTQLKHNLETKLIENLFFAGQINGTTGYEEAAAQGLMAGVNAALKTQNKEAFILKRNEAYIGVLIDDLITKGTEEPYRMFTSRAEYRTLLRQDNADLRLTEKAYRLGLASKERFERVLDKKKKTELTVNFIKNLSVTKEEINPILESKKLAIVNQTMKLYKIASRPQLNFNDLKKVTKLASFINENNIDNEIIEQVEIDLKYSGYIEKEKNNADKLNRLENVPIPSNFNYSKVKSLSYEAREKLSKIQPTSISQASRISGVSPSDISVLLVYMGR; translated from the coding sequence ATGAGTTTATTTAGTACAACATACGATGTTATTGTAGTAGGTGGTGGTCATGCAGGAAGTGAAGCAGCTGCATCTAGTGCAAATATGGGTGCACATACTTTGTTAATTACAATGAACCTTCAGAACATAGCTCAAATGAGTTGTAACCCAGCTATGGGTGGAATAGCTAAAGGTCAAATTGTTCGTGAAATTGATGCTTTAGGTGGATATAGTGCAATAGTAACTGACAAAACAGCTATTCAATTTAAGATGCTTAATAAATCAAAAGGACCTGCTATGTGGAGTCCTAGAGCACAATCAGACAGAATGCAATTTGCTGAGTGTTGGAGAAACATGCTTGAACAAACTGATAATTTAGACTTTTATCAAGATTCTGTAAATGGTTTAATATTTAAAAATAATACTATTGTAGGTGTAAAAACTGCCTTAGGTTTACAAATAAAAGCTAAAACAGTAATTGTAACAGCTGGTACATTTTTAAATGGTTTAATCCATATTGGAGAAAAAACTTTTGGTGGTGGAAGAGCTGGTGAAGGAGCTTCAACTGGTATAACTGAAGATTTAGTAGCAAAAGGCTTTGAATCTGGAAGAATGAAAACAGGTACTCCTCCACGAGTAGATGGTAGATCATTAGATTATTCTAAAATGACAGAGCAGCCTGGTGATGAAATAACCGAAAAATTTTCTTACTTAAAAACAAGTAAACCTTTACAAAAACAACGTTCTTGTTACCTAACATATACTAATCCTAAAGTGCATGAATTATTAAAAGAAGGTTTTGAAAGGTCTCCAATGTTTAATGGAAGAATTAAATCTACAGGCCCAAGGTATTGCCCTTCTGTTGAAGATAAAATAAATCGTTTTGCAGAAAAAGATAGACATCAGATATTTGTAGAACCAGAAGGATGGAATACTGTAGAAGTATATGTAAATGGTTTTTCTACTTCCTTACCTGAAGATATTCAAGACAAAGCTATACGATCAATTGAAGGTTTTGAAAATGTAAAATTTTTCAGATATGGCTATGCAATAGAATATGATTACTTCCCACCAACTCAGTTAAAACATAATTTAGAAACAAAATTAATTGAAAATCTATTTTTTGCTGGTCAAATAAATGGAACTACAGGTTATGAAGAAGCAGCAGCACAAGGTTTAATGGCTGGTGTTAATGCTGCCCTTAAGACACAAAATAAAGAAGCTTTCATCCTTAAAAGAAACGAAGCTTACATTGGCGTTTTAATAGATGACTTAATAACAAAGGGAACTGAAGAACCATATAGAATGTTTACTTCTAGAGCTGAATATAGAACTCTATTAAGACAAGATAATGCAGATTTAAGATTAACAGAAAAAGCATACCGATTGGGGTTAGCCTCTAAAGAAAGATTTGAAAGAGTATTAGATAAGAAGAAAAAAACGGAGCTTACAGTTAACTTTATCAAAAATCTAAGTGTTACTAAAGAAGAAATCAATCCTATTTTAGAAAGCAAGAAACTAGCTATAGTAAATCAAACAATGAAGTTATATAAGATAGCTTCACGCCCACAATTAAATTTCAACGATCTAAAAAAGGTAACAAAGTTAGCATCTTTTATTAATGAAAATAATATAGATAATGAAATAATAGAACAAGTAGAAATAGATTTAAAATATTCTGGATATATAGAGAAAGAAAAAAACAATGCAGATAAATTAAATAGATTAGAGAACGTTCCTATACCTTCTAACTTTAATTATAGTAAAGTAAAATCACTTTCATATGAAGCTAGAGAAAAACTATCAAAAATACAACCTACTTCAATATCACAAGCAAGTAGAATAAGTGGTGTTTCACCTAGTGATATATCGGTATTACTTGTATACATGGGACGATAA
- a CDS encoding nuclear transport factor 2 family protein produces the protein MKSVYILLIFVFLSICSFSQNKKAIIREVNQELWKPFKKHFEAKNWKEFNKLHTDDVLRVNSYGIRMGKEYKNTVKSSYQKTSTRKRQIDFSFEQRVYKKNIGYEVGYYRIKYTEKNKEPFVTYGRFHVVINKLKNKWLISQDWDTDVINGTKITAEYFNKGTLLIF, from the coding sequence ATGAAATCTGTGTATATATTACTGATTTTTGTTTTTTTAAGCATATGTAGTTTTTCACAAAATAAAAAAGCTATTATTCGTGAAGTTAATCAAGAACTTTGGAAACCGTTTAAAAAACACTTTGAAGCTAAAAATTGGAAGGAATTTAACAAGTTACATACCGATGATGTACTACGAGTTAACAGTTATGGTATACGAATGGGTAAGGAGTATAAAAACACAGTAAAGTCATCATATCAAAAAACAAGTACTAGAAAAAGGCAAATAGACTTCAGTTTTGAACAAAGAGTTTATAAAAAAAACATAGGGTACGAAGTAGGATATTATCGCATTAAATACACTGAAAAAAATAAAGAACCTTTTGTTACTTATGGAAGATTTCATGTAGTAATTAATAAACTCAAAAACAAATGGCTTATAAGTCAAGATTGGGATACAGATGTTATTAATGGAACAAAAATAACTGCTGAATATTTTAATAAAGGAACACTTTTGATATTTTAA
- the gltX gene encoding glutamate--tRNA ligase, whose translation MTDNVRVRFAPSPTGPLHIGGVRTALFNYLFAKKHNGTFVLRIEDTDQTRYVANAEKYIIDSLEWCNIPFDEGPGKNEKFGPYRQSERKELYKQYANQLIESGWAYYAFDTAEELDAHRKQHEAEGKTFIYNWHNREKLQSSLRLSKEEVTAKLEAGEKYVVRFKTPQDEVLIMQDEIRGTIKIDTNTLDDKVLYKSDGMPTYHLANIVDDHLMEISHVIRGEEWLPSMPLHILLYKAFAWEAPKFAHLPLILKPVGKGKLSKRDGDKLGFPVFPLEYTNEQTRDVSRGYKEDGYFPDAFINMLAFLGWNPGTEQELFSLQELVENFDLTRVSKSGAKFSPEKTNWFNQQYMQQKSNSELTALFSLILKEKGIEKDNEYIEKVVSLIKERATFVADFWELSNFFFVNPSEYDAKASKKQWKEGTPILMEELITVISSIEDFTSENIEKIVKEWITSKEVGFGKVMQPLRLSLVGALKGPHLFDIIEMVGKENTIQRLQNAVNKL comes from the coding sequence ATGACTGATAACGTAAGAGTACGCTTTGCTCCAAGTCCTACAGGACCTTTACACATAGGTGGTGTTAGAACCGCTTTATTTAATTATTTATTTGCTAAAAAACATAATGGAACTTTTGTTTTACGTATTGAAGATACTGATCAAACTCGTTATGTGGCTAACGCAGAAAAGTATATCATAGATTCATTAGAATGGTGTAATATACCTTTTGATGAAGGGCCAGGTAAAAATGAAAAGTTTGGACCATATCGTCAGTCAGAAAGAAAAGAATTATATAAACAGTATGCTAATCAATTAATTGAAAGCGGATGGGCTTATTATGCATTTGATACTGCAGAAGAGTTGGATGCACATCGTAAACAGCATGAGGCAGAAGGAAAAACCTTTATTTATAATTGGCATAATCGTGAAAAACTTCAAAGTTCATTAAGATTATCTAAAGAAGAGGTTACAGCTAAATTAGAAGCTGGTGAAAAATATGTAGTACGTTTTAAAACTCCACAAGATGAAGTTTTAATTATGCAAGATGAAATTCGTGGTACAATAAAAATAGATACAAATACTTTAGATGATAAAGTACTGTATAAATCAGATGGTATGCCAACATATCATTTAGCTAATATTGTTGATGATCATTTAATGGAAATTTCTCATGTAATTCGTGGAGAAGAATGGTTACCATCTATGCCATTGCATATACTTTTGTATAAAGCTTTTGCTTGGGAAGCGCCTAAATTTGCACATTTACCACTTATTTTAAAACCAGTTGGAAAAGGAAAATTAAGTAAACGTGATGGTGATAAATTAGGCTTTCCTGTATTTCCTTTAGAGTATACAAATGAGCAAACAAGAGATGTTTCACGTGGTTATAAAGAAGATGGGTATTTTCCAGATGCATTTATAAATATGTTGGCTTTTTTAGGATGGAACCCTGGTACTGAACAAGAGTTGTTTTCGTTACAAGAATTAGTAGAAAATTTTGATTTAACTAGAGTTAGTAAGTCAGGAGCAAAATTTAGCCCTGAAAAAACTAATTGGTTTAATCAGCAATACATGCAACAAAAATCAAATTCAGAATTAACAGCACTGTTTTCATTAATTTTAAAGGAAAAAGGAATTGAAAAAGACAATGAATATATTGAGAAAGTAGTTTCGTTAATTAAGGAAAGAGCAACATTTGTAGCTGATTTTTGGGAGTTATCTAACTTTTTCTTTGTTAATCCAAGCGAATACGATGCAAAAGCAAGTAAAAAACAATGGAAAGAAGGAACTCCAATATTAATGGAAGAATTAATAACTGTAATTTCTAGTATTGAAGATTTCACTTCTGAGAACATTGAAAAAATAGTTAAAGAATGGATTACTTCAAAAGAAGTAGGTTTTGGTAAAGTAATGCAACCTTTACGATTAAGTTTAGTAGGAGCTTTAAAAGGGCCTCACTTATTTGATATTATTGAAATGGTTGGTAAAGAAAATACGATTCAACGTTTACAGAATGCAGTAAATAAATTATAA
- a CDS encoding YceI family protein: MKNFLIVIISIMSLSMNIKAQEKLIINTKSSTIKWNGYYTFYFGGHEGTINFTEGYFIKTNDKITGGSFIIDMNTIVSTDIEKGKAKTNLENHLKDPDFFDVQKHPKASLIITKVKYFKDGAVRIEANLTLKSITKPINFNATMDYENKRLTTKFKIDRRRWKVNYTSKVRDGAISDAIGFDVTLQL, translated from the coding sequence ATGAAAAATTTTTTAATTGTAATTATCAGTATTATGAGTCTATCAATGAATATTAAGGCTCAAGAAAAATTAATAATAAACACAAAAAGCAGTACCATAAAATGGAATGGATACTATACTTTTTATTTTGGAGGTCATGAAGGAACTATTAACTTTACTGAAGGGTATTTTATTAAAACTAACGATAAAATTACTGGCGGTTCATTTATTATTGATATGAATACTATAGTGAGTACTGATATTGAAAAAGGTAAAGCGAAGACAAATTTGGAAAACCATTTAAAAGATCCTGATTTTTTTGATGTTCAAAAACACCCTAAAGCAAGTTTGATAATTACAAAAGTGAAATATTTTAAAGATGGTGCAGTTCGAATTGAAGCAAACCTTACCTTGAAAAGTATTACAAAACCTATTAACTTTAATGCTACAATGGATTATGAAAATAAAAGGCTAACAACAAAATTTAAAATAGATAGAAGACGTTGGAAAGTTAACTATACAAGTAAAGTTAGAGATGGAGCAATATCTGACGCTATTGGTTTTGATGTTACCTTACAATTGTAA
- the ybeY gene encoding rRNA maturation RNase YbeY, with protein MIQFNYETDFKLLDETKTNSWINECIEKEGFELGEINYIFCNDEYLHKINIEFLQHDTFTDIISFDYTLGKEINGDIFISIERVEENSNKYATSFQDELHRVIIHGVLHYVGLKDKTDDEKEKMRQKENEYLTIFNKK; from the coding sequence ATGATACAATTTAATTACGAAACTGATTTCAAATTATTAGATGAAACTAAAACTAATAGTTGGATAAATGAATGTATAGAAAAAGAAGGTTTTGAACTAGGTGAAATCAATTATATTTTTTGTAATGATGAATATTTACATAAAATAAATATTGAGTTTCTACAACATGATACATTCACAGACATTATAAGTTTTGACTACACACTGGGTAAAGAAATTAATGGTGATATTTTCATATCAATCGAAAGAGTAGAAGAAAACTCAAACAAATATGCTACTTCTTTTCAAGATGAACTACACAGAGTTATTATTCATGGTGTTTTACATTACGTAGGATTAAAAGATAAAACTGATGATGAAAAAGAAAAAATGCGTCAAAAAGAAAATGAATACCTAACAATTTTTAATAAAAAATAA
- a CDS encoding winged helix-turn-helix domain-containing protein: MSKKKIYIYFSLASILLLGAFIFYFNSDENDFSERVKVSLRSVGNQLLLSSNDSTSLVLPIREISSYKYKLSFQKNLSFEPSDLTTIIKNNFDKSSLPNFYRIAILRCSDSEVAYSYEIKNHSEKDIIPCKGRVLPNTCYTVDVKFTNKTEQFFKKYIFLLAFLLLIIIVFLDFLFSKNKLTHSSSTSSKNRITIGSFRFYPDQHKLIREAVEITLSKKECELLAIFADSPNQIIKRDELSKKVWEDNGVFVGRSLDTYISKLRKKLKEDSSIKITNVHGVGYSLKIEDTKN, translated from the coding sequence ATGAGCAAAAAAAAGATTTATATATACTTTAGTTTGGCCAGTATTCTATTATTAGGGGCATTCATTTTTTATTTTAATTCAGATGAAAATGATTTTTCTGAAAGAGTAAAAGTATCATTACGTTCAGTAGGTAATCAATTATTACTTTCAAGTAATGATAGTACTTCTTTAGTTTTACCTATTCGTGAAATAAGTTCTTATAAATATAAGCTGTCTTTTCAGAAAAATCTGTCTTTTGAACCTAGTGATTTAACAACAATTATTAAAAATAATTTTGATAAATCATCACTTCCTAATTTTTATAGAATAGCAATTTTACGTTGCTCTGATAGTGAAGTTGCTTATAGTTATGAAATAAAAAATCATAGTGAAAAAGATATTATACCATGTAAAGGCAGAGTATTGCCTAATACTTGTTATACTGTTGATGTTAAATTTACCAACAAAACAGAACAATTTTTCAAAAAATACATTTTTCTATTAGCATTTCTCCTACTAATCATAATTGTTTTTTTAGATTTCCTTTTTTCAAAAAATAAACTTACTCATTCATCAAGTACTTCTTCTAAAAATAGAATTACTATTGGAAGTTTTAGATTTTATCCTGATCAACATAAACTGATACGTGAAGCTGTTGAAATTACCCTTTCTAAAAAAGAATGTGAATTGCTTGCAATTTTTGCCGACAGCCCAAATCAAATTATTAAACGTGATGAACTTTCTAAAAAAGTATGGGAAGACAATGGTGTTTTTGTTGGTAGAAGTTTAGACACCTACATTTCTAAATTACGTAAAAAGTTAAAGGAAGATTCTTCAATTAAAATTACCAATGTTCATGGTGTAGGATATAGTTTAAAAATTGAGGATACTAAAAATTAA